CCATGCTAGTGAGCGGCcaaggtctctctctctgtctactGCCTGACCTGACATTCTTTCCTCTACTTCACGTGTGGTTTAAGATAAAAGCCTCCATTCATTAGTCTCACTGAGGGCTCAGCATAACGACAGGATACCCCACCCTTGTCGGACAGCAACCAGGGCCATATTTTACCCAGTGCTGGTGGCCTTCgcattaaaaacaacacaacattttctgcagtctgtgtgtgtttgtgttgcggTGGTCTGTGTCCACAATATTTCTCGTACATTCAGTTAAGCAAAGAGAAGCAGGAAGGTTTGGGGTTTTCCAGGTTTAATTACTTGTGACAAGCTCGCTGTGTTTTCACAAgtactttctttctctttctcttttatccTGTTGGACTTTTATCTCCCACGCAGCCAATGCTCAACCACACACCCCCATGCACTGTCAGTAATGAGGCATTTGGGTGTGCGGTACACATGTGTGCTATCGTGCTTGCTTGCAAATTTCCTGCTTGCTTCaccgctgctgctgcactcCCAGGAGGAAAATCCTGCAGGGCTGACGGGGGACAGAAGCTGACTTCCTTCAGCGACCTACTGCTGTCTGGTGTTTGTGAATCCTCTCCACACGCTGGTGCCAACTTGTGTCATGTGGACATGTTACAGTTAAAGTGATATTTAACTAAATAATCTGCCCTGTGAGAATCACGCACTTGAAGGTGTGTTACGATGCATTCCAATAGAGACCAGCTGTCGTGAAGGAAAAGCACGCACAGAAGCGTTTCAAATCGCTTCTGCAGCAAATTAAACTGATCCACTGTTCCACATTTGAGCCCCAGCCATGTGTTCCAGTGGTCATAAATACTCTGTCCTTGCTTGCTCGTTGACCAGCCTGATGAATGTGGTCCCGGCTCTTACTTTTGTCTTAATTTGCCATTTGAGGCCCCGACTGGCTCCAGGGTGCTTCACTAAAACAGTTATTTGCTCTATAAACATACAAGTTTCTAATGAGCCTCACAGAGTTGTGCAGAAGGATGCAATTGCTGTAGACATACTTTCTATTGTCccttaaaaaataatttcatcaaACAGTCTTGTGCGTTGATGTCCAATTTGTTACTAAAATTAGACTTTTGGTGACAAGCCACTGGCATATGTAAACACGGATGATGTGTCTCTACTTCCACCACtggacagaaatgaagaaactTTGCTGCTTCCTGGGAAAAAATGTTAATTGGTTAACTCCTGAAGTCTTTAGCAAGtgtttaaaaggaaaatatgaactagaaaaagaacaaagaaagaacacCTCTGTGATATTcatgtcagtttatttaaatggcTGTTAAAATAGAGCCCAAAGTGCTTCACGGCATGAGAGAgaaactgaacaaaagaaaggagacaaacagtagagaaaataaataagaaaatgtaaaaaataaaggaaaagcacattttcaaatgtgtccTGAGTGTTTAACGCCCTGGTCTACGTGTTGCTCCAGTGGTCACACGGTTCCATATGGCAGACTCACTTGAACATCAGAGTGTGTTGGGTCAGTGATACTTTGCCTGAGGATATTTCACTCCACTGCTGTGAAATATTACAGGAGGAATGTCGAAGTGATGTGAAAAGTCAGAGCCCACATGAGAGTATCTCAAGAAAGTCAGTAGTTAGTAGTTAAACAGATATAATTTGTGGAAAATGAGATTACCAGCAGTATGAAACCACAAcgtgtaaaatgaaaaagaaaagtgctggtgaatgtgttggtttaGGAATCAGAAATGTCAAGGGCTTCTGCAACACACCGAAACTCACCACTATTTCACAAAACAGTAAAGTggtgtgtgactgagtgaaaccgtgagtctgagtgtgtgtgttgtggcgAGATGGGAGTTTACACATGTGTGAACTTGTACGGACATGCCTGCAGAAGAAGGCCTCTATTTAACCAGTCCAGGAAGTGAGTCAGGGTAAAGTTTTGTTTACAGGTGCACTAATGCAAAAACTCACCACTGCTTTACACAATTTGAGTAGTCCTGccctaaaaacaaataaaccttTAACATTAAACAGTTCTCTTCCTATATCGAAGGATTGTCTAGTTTTTCACCTACATACGCAAAGAAAAATTCGGTGTATGTATCAGTCAGAACTCGCAATCTCGAACACCATGTGAGTTTACTGAAGAAATTAAGACTGGAAATACTCTCCAGACTGTTAAGTGGTCGAATAAGTGACAGCAGGTCAATACTGGTTTGATTAAAACACTATGCGCACCCAAACCAGAtagttattgtgtgtgttttgagcacacacgcacatacattTGGCGTGCGTTTGTGCACACCTTTAGGTCAGTGTTTGAAGCAATCAGTGTGGTCCGGGTCTGTTTGATTGCATCATGATTGGAGCACTCAGCGGGTCATCGTCGGCTGTGtctgcaacaaacaaaacacagcagcagcctgtacTTTTCCACTGATTTTATTGAGCACGTAGGGACCGGCCTTCGAAAAGTCAGCCAATTTCACCGCTTCCTGGCACCATGTTGCCTCCTCAGTGTTCATCGGGGTCAAACAAGATgtgctttttcagtttgttccCGTTTCACAAACACCCACAGAGCCACTCacctgcacaacacacacacacacacactgaggaagaaaagagatAAGCTCAACTAAGGCAACATAAACAGCCTTGCTTTTGCTCCTCCTGTCTatcttacacacatacacacacctgctctcttAATCTGCCTATCATGTCCTGACCTGATAATAAGCAGCAATAAAATCATGACTTTAAACATGCAGTACCATAAACATCTGTCTGTGACAAACAACCTGTGGGGCCCAAAATGTTGCTTACAGCATACAGTTTTTGTTCTAAATTGAGATCTTGCAGcataaaacacagtttttttgtgctttacttttaaatatttctttagcAGTAGGGGATTTGAGGGTGCATCAGGCGGGACTCCATTCCCCTTGTTAGCATATTAACCGGCCCCTTTGTTAACCCATGCTCCCTGATCTTTgtagtttcatttgttttacttgcCATTTGTGTATGGCACACAGGAACtagaacagaaaacattaaagtgTATATTACAgcagtacagagaaaaaaacagagaaaccgATGCAGCTAGCAATCAGAGATTACACCTAAACCACTGAGATTGGCTTTTTTGTATGAGGCGAGCTAAATGTCGGTGACAGCGTACCACATTTTCCGTACCATAGGCTTGAGTAGCACATTTTGAGTGTATCTTATTactagctgctgctgctcctaaTTCTGCAACCAAGATCATgtgagttttctgtttgttcttgttggcttttgtttccttttctttgccACACCCCCTACCCCCGTTCCTCCGACAGCCTGTGAATGCAGCGCGATTTCATGCTGTGTgcctctgtttattttcagagcGGTGACGTGTACGCTGCACTCCTCCTATATGTGGCTCGTCAGACTGATGGCGGCTCGGGATTGgtcagctgttgttgctgtagcAGCTTGTGTGGTGGctgtggggagggagggggcgCTATAAAAACCCGCTCCCTCACTCGGAAAGCTTCACTCTGGAGGAGGAAAGTAATCAGGGAGGGTCGTGAGACTTGGCAACAAGGGACCTCCCCCCGCCCCCAACTGCCTGTATTTACCAATAACAGGCGTCTGTTTCCCAGCACTGAACCGTCCTGGCACACGGACTCTCtgtctgagaaaagaaaaactcccCTCTACCTCGACAAAATAAATGCCAAGAGCAACAACACAGGCGCCATCAGACAAGGATCACTCAGAAGTGGAGACGAACAGTCGGACAAACACgtagagaaaaacaacaaacgcGCGCGGACCGTCGCCGTTGCCTTTCTCAATGCATACCCTTTGTGCCCGGGGAACGATGAAACCAGAGATCAACGCCGCCGTCGGATTTCTGTCAAGATTTCTGAGGGTAAAAGGACACGTAAACGACCGACAGGTCCAAACGTTCAGCCAAAGCTTACAGGACATTTTGGCAGGTAAGAAAATCCGAGAAAATATCTACTTAGGCTCTCAAAACACCACTTAAATCACCTCATGTTACAAACAGCAGTTTCACGTGTtaagtttagtttttatttcagcGATAAGCGCTAAAATTCGGCTTCTGGTTGGTTTGAGAACGAGTCAGAAGAAGCCTTTCTTTGTTCTCCCAACTATCGCTATCAGCGCTACGAACGCGCACCACTGTTTGCGCACGTCGGAGAGGGAAAAGCAACCGTTAAAGTGTGAGCGCAGCGAGTGGCCTTGAGACAATCGGTCGACGTTAATAGAGGAATTAAATCAATCGAATAGAATATCTTTGAGAAATGTTAGGTTTGAGCAGTTGTTTGGAAGAAAAAggcgaagaggaggaggtgggggtggtgggtACGAGTCGCTTGGCTCAAACAAGGAAGTGCGCCTCGGTCGATAAAGCTCTCAAAGAACTGAGAAAAGCAGCCTCCTGTGATCTCCATTACGTAATGCATCGAAGGACACGGGTTAACGTCGAAAAACGTCCGATTTTAGAACAAATATGACACGTAGAAAAGTTacggtttttgtttttttccattacgCGTAAATAGAAATGTAATAACGACTTTGTTTGCGTTTCAGTGGTGTAATACTGACTTTATTACGCACcatttgctgttctttttggggtttttttactTTCTACATGTGGCTAAAAAGGTTAACCTATGTTTTGCCTCATCTCCCATTCATTTCAACGACACAAAACATCCACTCATTGTAGCTAATGGATTCATGCTGactgttttctcatttattttccatGAAATCAAGTCTAAACGTTTTCTTAGTTTGACCTAAAGGCCTAACTTGAGCATTACAGAACATTGTGAGTGTTTTGTAGGGACCAGTGTGGCTCGGGGATTGTgactgctgctgtaaacacattCCAGTCTAAGGGCTCTAAAGCTGCCATACATCTGCCTCCATctactgagcacacacacaacagcgGATGACCTACATTTCCTCCATAAGGAGCTCGCTTACGCAAAGGCACATCTTTGCTTTGCAGTCCATTTGGCTGTCGGTTGAGTTTCCCAGTGAGACAAAAGAACCGAGTGATgatgtgtgctgttgtttgtgaAGAACTGGTGGTTTTGGTTGATGCAAAGCCTGAGCTTAGATTTCCCTTAAAAACGTCCATTAGGCTTCAGTTCAACAATGGTGTttgtaaacagacaaaaagttGGGAGTTGAATGGAGTCGGCCTtaaggcctgtgtgtgtgggggagggggtgttTTGATGGGTGCCTATAGGAGGACAGTAAAGACGAGGGCAGAGCAGCGTAATCAGGGAGGAAATGGAGGGGGAAGTCCACTGAAACAAAGCTAATCCACCCTGTGTTTAGTGCACATTAGTGTTACCAATTACATGGTTTCATCTGATAGGTCTCTGTATTTTGAAACAGCCATTGCTGAAGAtctaataaaaatgaaaatataacagGTTTGATTTTGAGCACAAGGCAAGcgtgtgaaaacaaagtgagcGTGTGGTCGTACCCTGTGGGGCTTGCGGCTACTAAATTAGGCCAGCCAGAGCTCTTTTGTGCCTGGAAACATCACAGTCACTCACTATTGTGTCTGTGAGCGGAAAAGCAGAGGACCTCGCTTCTCTTGTTTGTGCTGAGCGAAGGGAAGTGGAGAAATTGGTCCCAGCGACCAGATTGAAACCACGATAGTTGTGTAATTGTAGTTAGCAGGATTTTGATTCTTCCGGTTTATGGGCGACGCAGATGTTCTAGAAAACGACCACAATTGGAAAATACCCTCGTGCCTCTAGTGTGCAGGGTCAGCTACACTGAATAAACAACCCAGTTTCGTTAAACTCTTTAGGCTAAGCACACATTTGTCTGCTTGCTTTTCCGTTTCCCATagcctcctccccctcctcttcctcccatgTGTCCTGGTTTTTAAGAATAGGTCCTGCTGAGCTGATCCTTACCCAGCTGCTCCAGGGTTTGTAGGTAGCTGCCTTTGTGGCTCGGTCCGAGGCTGAAAGATCATCCGGCCTCTTGTGCTCTTTCATGAGCGCCAGCCCCTCCATTAGCTCAGTGGTATACAGCCCTCTGTGATAAGACACGGTGGGGGAGGAAGGGGGTGTTATTGTCCTGTGAATGCATACAGGTGGCCTCCGGGACCCAGCTTGAATGCTGGCCTACTTTGTTTACCCTGTTTTCCACTGGTCACAATGAAATTAGAATCAGTGGGGATTCAATATGGATGAGCCATGTCAGAGTAAATGGCAGGTAGGGTAGTTAATGTGTAAAAAACTATTAAATGAAACCGAAGAGATGAAAAAACTATTCTGGAAGCAACTAGAAGACTTCTATCCCAAAAGTGAACTCGTAAGGAAAGAGTGATCCATATTTTACTTCCTCATACACCCAAAGTCAGGCAACCAGCAGCCTTTCCCTCTCATCATCTTAACCACTAAAATGCCTGAAGCATTTTGCAAGTGGCGTCACTCTGAATCACCAGTTTCACCGCActttaaaaacactaaaaacaccACACAGAAGGGGGGGGCAGCCCCCCCCTTAAGAGGCGGAGTCTGGTGTCCCAGATGGCTGGCCAGGACTTCGACacttttggtgtttttgttcagccAGTCGCGGGAGACTTTGTGACACTGACGACAGCCAGGGGAGGGATTGGGCAATCCAGTGGGCCTCTTTTTGTCACGTAGGCCCAGGGTGCCGCTGGCCGTCTGTTTATGGCTCCTTATCAGGCCTGTAACAggtgctgatgtttttctttcctttctttttctactCCACATGGCTGCACCCTGTACTTTTATTGTAAGTAAGTTTATTATGGCCTTTGTTTTTTAAGAAGGTGAGCGCCAAATCGCAACATTTGCAAACAGTCCACAGGAGCAGCTGTGATTacaaaacattaacagcacAACATTGAAGTGTTTGCTTGGCAGAAATCTTTTCATCTGCTTCTTGTATCATaacatgtttgatttgttttgtcagagtCCCATCTTGTTTTACAACCACTTAAGTTCcccactgacaaaaaaaagctgCACATGAGATTAAGATCTGCTCCTCTTAATCATTAAGCGTGAATCTTGTTTCACATTTGGAAACGAACCAGATGTATGCAGtcaaacaacacacagtgaCGCTGTGTTCAagattaaatgaataaaataatctcTAGCACCTGACACcatacatcttttttttgtgcCTGCTGACCAAAACTTCTGTGCTCCATAGTAGTTAATACTTTGTGCTCTGTAAAGcagccacccccccccccccccccccccccactggTGATTTGATTGCCTATCAGTTATCTAAATTAAGCACATTAttatgggtttgtttttttatgatgcTTGTATCTGTACCCAGACAGTTTTAACAGccataatgttttattaatcaCAAGGTACAGTCTCTACTTTTATCTCGACCTTTGTTCTGCCATCTGTAGTCTGCAGGATTTCTGCTACTCAGCACTTAGTGATATATTTGTCCCCTCTTCTCAGAGTCTTCAGGATTGCATCTGACATGATTTTGCCCACATTATGTTATTATAAGCCGTCTCATGATGGTTGTCGTCACTAAGCTGaactttgtctctgtcctctctcttctgtcccTGCAGAGCAATATAAGCACCACTGGTTCCCAGACAGACCCTGCAAGGGTTCAGGTTACCGCTGCATTCGTATCAACCACAAGATGGACCCACTGGTGGGGCAGGCGGGCCAGCGCATTGGCCTGACCATCCAGCAACTCTACCTGCTGCTGCCCAGTGAGCTCACGCTGTGGGTGGACCCCTTCGAGGTGTCCTACCGCATCGGCGAAGACGGCTCCATCTGCGTCCTGTACGAGTCGCAGCCCTGCCCCCCAGGAATGCCGGCAGCAGCCACCGCCAGCTCCCCCTCAGGAAACAGCGGGGCGATGAGCCCCATGGTGGACAGTCACATCAGCTGCAAGGAGGAACTGATGGTGCTGGGCAGAACCAGTCCCTCCAAAGCCTACAATATGATGACTGTGTCCAGTTAAAGAGGCACGCCATCACACCGGCCTACTTTTTTTCAGGGTCACACCGTGGCTGGTCACATCATATGACCAGATCAGGGTGAGCCTTTTTAAAGCTaagaatatgaaatgaaatagtgaaagaagaaaaaagtaaaagaaaaaaaaaaaacagaggatgTGGCCTATCGTCCAGGTGATGGAAACCTCGTAGGTTTGATATTTTTTACCCTCTCTCCCCATTATCATCTGTTCTGTTGTATCATTGGATCAGCTGGGCACTCCGTTTTCCAGGAGAGGCTTTGTGGAAATGGAACTGTTGGGGCAGCTAAACtcaccaaccaaccaaccaaccaggATCCCCTGTGGAGACAGGCTTTGCCTACCCTTACCCCCCCTCCTCCCGACTGTAAACAACATGGTGATCAGCTCCATCTCTGAAGGGGCTATCTTAGACTTTGCACTTTTCTTACTTGTGGTTACTATGGGTACATTCAACACACCGCcgcaaaaacaccaaaacctAAATTTTTACCAGGAACTATCCCTTAAATTTCAAAATCCAGAAGTTCTgtcctttttcatttgttgtgtttcctgGGATGGCGGCAGGGGTGGGGTGGAGGTTGAGGTTTAGACCTGGGTCTTTCACCATCCAGGCTCAAGGTAAAGAAACACCCAATGAGAGCATCTctattttctgtaaaaaaaaaacaaacaaacaagcaaaaaaaaaccccaccattTTTGGACCACTgggaattatttttctttatcttgtaGTTGGGGGGTTTTGGTCTaaactcttcctcctctcctcttctacCACCAACACCGAGCCTCAGAAAACCCTCATCTCAACCTTCTCTCGGCCCGTATGTAAGTGCAAGTGGAATGTGTTGTGACACCTGTTACCTATGGATATCAGTGTGTCCTGTTGCACTGTCGCCCTTCCAtcacgcatgtgtgtgtagcTTTTCGGGGGAGGGCAGGGGATCcgtctcctccccctccccttaGTTAATGAATGTTGTTGAAATTCACAATCAAGTTCCcgtgttgttgattttttttgcccCCTTTTCCTTCCACCTTGTCATATCCTGCATCACCAAAATTCAAAGTGTAGCAAAGGAGGGGGCCTGTTTTACCCAATCTTTTGGTCACGTGGCCCAGTTAGAGTTGACATTGAATGCACTTTGACGTTAGATTGTGTGGGATGTGTAATTTTAGAGAAAATCGCCTGCATTCCATCCATTCGAATGTCACCTTTTCACACCGTTTTTATTGCCCTCCTGATTTTTAGCTGTTTTGTGCATACTGTAGCTCCCATGTCTGTTAGATCGGGAGTGTGCAACTCTGGATTTCGAaaccctcttttttttttacactgtattTGAACATTTCAGAGCTGTATGTGGAGAGTGGTTTTGGTGGTATGTTAGAGACTTTCTGTCATCCGTTCATATGGCACTGTTCGCTCTGGAAGGATGCAGAGCTAAGCTGTTtccccctcagacacacacacagatggtgtATTGCATTGCTGATAGAGGAAGAGTTAGTCTGACAGGTCTGGACTAAGTGATGGCTGGGTGAGACTTTGGCCAAATGGAGGTCTGGAGCACCGACTGTTCAGAGATCAACTTTGACTTGAATTCAAAAACACCAGGCCTCATCAGCCTTctattttcatttgcattagCTATTCCCAAGGTCAGGGGAGAGAGTTATCCTTATGTGTGCATTGGAGGTGCATTGCCTTGCGGAGACCTCATTGTCATGAATTATGAGCCATTCGTGATTTTAAACTAATATCAGGCTTATGTGAGCCAGCCTGGTTCACTATGCTGCCTGGACCCTCATTGGAGGTGTCCCTTTTCCAACCTGGCAGCTTCAAATCCTCCCCCTCACCTCCTGCTGGTGTAGGGGGGGTTAGAGTGCCTCAAGTGCCACATATCACCCCTCAGCTCAGACCTCCTGTTCAGCCAAAAGCAAGCCAGCATGCTGCTAGCTGACCCCCTGTGGATGCAGGTAGACTTAATGTGACACATATCATCATCCATCACCGTGGGGAGCTGGGTAAGGAAGGCAGGGACGGGGAGCTGGTGTGAGAGAGGGGGGGCCAGGGCCGGACTCCTTTTTGTCCAGGGCAGCTAAAATCCCTCCAGCCCCCCCTCTGGACTTATTAAAACATCCCCCACCCTGACCAGAAGCCCTCAACCCTCCCTCAGCAGTGATGGATAGAAAACAAACCAGCACACACGCTTGGCGTGCACAAGCTGCACTAGGGGGACTAGTGAGAGATGAGGAAACATGGATCAAAGATGAAGAATTGAGGGTACTAGgccattgttttctgttttcatctcacTGGATTGTGCTAAACTTGATTACTGAGTTTGAGTAGCGACtttgtttacatgcatatgAAAGGATGTGATGGCTGTCTGACGTACCCCCACTTCACCCCTGGTTCTGGGGCTGAGTAGTTAACGGCATGCAGGAACAGATGCAGGGACAGCTTCGGGTGTTGCTCGGGCCTTAGCCGCTGGCCAAATCTGTCACTGGATGCCGGTTCACCGCTCATCACCAGCCCGGCGGGTGTTTAAGCTCCCCTAAGCCTGAGAGGATCATGGGTAATAGAGCTATAGCCTTTGACGCACTGCAAACCCCTAACCCCCCTCCCCTGCCCTCTGCTGATACTCCCTTCAGCAATCTGTGAAAAGCAGTGATTCCATGTTGGCCAGATTGAAAGGAGCTCGCTGGGGTGGAAGCCCAGAGCTTTGGTTTCCATGGTGGACACCAGTTTTAAAATCACGCTGCTCCATTAtagcttttttttgtcatgaaacAAGATGTTATGAGATTGGTCTATATTTCAGATGCGAGATGATCGTCTCGTCTCACTTTTTTCTCGATCTATTTTATGGTCACACTATTAGATTTCTCATCTTTCCACTCTGTCATccccattttctcctcttcatcctcttcctaAGAGGATTTTTAGTCTGGTGATCTAACCCACTTTTAACAGTCCTTGTTTTTAGAGCtagaaaaattcaaaaaaagtAAACCCAAATCCCATTCGACACCATCTCAACTGTACTACCAACACCAGAAGTGGTTCAAATCCTCAGTAATGTTGAATATTTCAATGGCATCCATTCAGCTCGTGCGCACATAGGTTACAGAATTGTCGTGAGAGTGCTTTTAAGTAGTCAGAGGTAAAATAGCACATTAAAATGCACTAAATATGTCAAGTTGAAGTTGTGACTTTTTTTTGAGACGTGAGGAGTCTCTCCTGGAATGTATTGCCAAACTCAGGCCTCAGACATTCAATAAATACCCTTGTGGAAAAGTTGTGCATGTTAAGACATGAAGCAGGAAGGGAAcagcagttttgttgttgttgttgtcaaaaTTGTCATTGATTAGTTGAATTATTGCCACTTTCACATTTGAGGTGTTTTACATATTGTAGAATGTATTGTAACTGTACAACAAATGGTAGAGTACATAACATTACACATGGGAAGTGCCAATAATTGCTATCCAGAGGTGTTTTTAGATGTATtccttttttgtatttcatctttTAACATGGATAACGCTTTTCGTAAGTGAAGCCATTTGTGATGGGAGTGTTGGCAAGGACCAAAGTtgttttggtaaaaaaaaatagtttccATGATCTGTAAGTGTAGACGtatcctttgtttttttttttgtttgtttttttccctttttcattttttttccttttttttctatttacctacaaaaccagaaaaatagacaaaaaaatctgagctTACCCAAGAAGAAAAGCTGTCTATCTTG
This Scatophagus argus isolate fScaArg1 chromosome 22, fScaArg1.pri, whole genome shotgun sequence DNA region includes the following protein-coding sequences:
- the btg1 gene encoding protein BTG1; protein product: MHTLCARGTMKPEINAAVGFLSRFLRVKGHVNDRQVQTFSQSLQDILAEQYKHHWFPDRPCKGSGYRCIRINHKMDPLVGQAGQRIGLTIQQLYLLLPSELTLWVDPFEVSYRIGEDGSICVLYESQPCPPGMPAAATASSPSGNSGAMSPMVDSHISCKEELMVLGRTSPSKAYNMMTVSS